A single region of the Candidatus Poribacteria bacterium genome encodes:
- a CDS encoding ferritin-like domain-containing protein: MNQATNDAIIKELTRAYWLELETTINYLAISIDLDGIRAEEIKKSLATDIQTEITHAQELAARIKEIDGRVPGSFAFKPEQATLQPPEDSTDLVSAIHGVIEAENVAIQQYNKIIRLCDGLDYVTQDLCIKLLADEEKHRREFRGFLMEYESE; the protein is encoded by the coding sequence ATGAATCAAGCAACAAACGACGCAATCATCAAAGAACTTACTCGCGCTTATTGGTTGGAGTTGGAAACAACGATTAATTACCTCGCTATTTCTATTGATCTGGACGGCATCCGTGCTGAAGAGATCAAGAAGTCTCTGGCAACAGATATCCAAACAGAAATTACACATGCCCAGGAACTTGCCGCCCGTATCAAGGAAATAGATGGACGAGTGCCCGGTTCGTTTGCCTTTAAACCCGAACAAGCCACGCTTCAACCACCAGAAGATTCAACGGACCTTGTGTCAGCGATCCACGGGGTCATTGAGGCGGAAAATGTCGCGATTCAACAATACAATAAGATTATTCGCCTGTGCGACGGGTTAGACTACGTCACCCAAGACCTCTGTATCAAACTCCTTGCTGATGAGGAAAAGCATCGTAGAGAGTTCAGAGGATTCCTCATGGAATACGAATCAGAGTAA
- a CDS encoding c-type cytochrome: protein MKHFYSLLSLTVLMSILLSACDSESPVAIESTPVFSTSEFSGGETTVFDASSHAFSIPAPNLSAAALEKHLEGDVEFEAVFVTAPAVVNPGLGPIYNNVSCINCHSRDGRGRPPKIDEGLVSLLFRLSLPKAEDSIDGKPPIPVPGFGTQLNNRAIVDADPEGKVKIDYTEQTLTTADGTRVHLRYPNYTVTETYQPLPEDVEVSPRVAPAVFGLGLLEAIPEDAILAYADEADADGDGISGKPNYVWDVVQQRYTLGRFGWKANQPTLLQQVAAAYNDDMGITTSLFRVENSAGQSQLTEHSATPEVSDEILEVVTFYVQTLAVPARRNVDDPQVKQGEQLFAEAQCASCHIPTLRTGVLAGVPSVSNQTIHPYTDMLLHDMGPELADNRPDFHANGREWRTPPLWGIGLVKRVNGHTNFLHDGRARDLMEAILWHGGEAEASRRAVEQMSKTERDALIAFLESL from the coding sequence ATGAAACATTTTTACAGTTTATTGTCCTTAACCGTTTTGATGTCAATTCTACTGAGCGCGTGTGATTCCGAATCGCCTGTGGCAATAGAATCAACACCGGTATTTTCCACAAGCGAATTCTCCGGCGGTGAGACGACTGTTTTCGATGCATCAAGCCACGCATTCTCAATCCCTGCGCCTAATCTTTCGGCAGCAGCACTTGAGAAGCATCTGGAAGGTGATGTTGAATTTGAAGCCGTTTTTGTAACAGCTCCTGCAGTAGTAAATCCCGGATTGGGTCCCATCTATAACAACGTCTCGTGCATCAACTGCCATTCTCGTGATGGTCGAGGACGACCACCGAAGATTGACGAAGGGCTCGTGTCCCTGCTTTTCAGACTCAGTCTCCCGAAGGCAGAGGATTCAATAGATGGAAAGCCACCGATTCCGGTGCCTGGCTTTGGGACACAACTTAATAATCGTGCCATTGTGGACGCAGATCCAGAAGGCAAAGTTAAGATTGACTATACTGAGCAGACGTTGACGACAGCAGATGGAACACGTGTGCATCTGCGTTACCCGAACTACACTGTTACGGAAACCTATCAGCCGTTGCCAGAAGATGTCGAAGTATCGCCACGCGTTGCACCAGCCGTCTTCGGACTCGGTTTGCTGGAAGCGATTCCTGAAGATGCCATTCTTGCCTACGCAGATGAAGCCGATGCTGATGGAGACGGTATATCTGGAAAGCCCAACTATGTGTGGGATGTTGTCCAACAGCGTTACACCCTTGGTCGTTTCGGATGGAAAGCCAACCAACCGACATTGCTCCAACAGGTTGCAGCTGCATATAACGACGATATGGGCATAACAACCTCACTGTTTAGGGTTGAAAACTCGGCGGGGCAGTCGCAACTTACTGAACACAGCGCGACACCGGAGGTTAGCGACGAGATTTTAGAAGTCGTCACATTTTACGTTCAAACTCTCGCAGTCCCAGCGCGACGCAACGTGGACGATCCACAGGTCAAACAAGGCGAGCAACTCTTTGCCGAAGCACAGTGTGCGAGTTGTCACATCCCCACGTTAAGAACGGGCGTTTTAGCTGGTGTTCCGTCAGTTAGCAACCAGACAATTCATCCTTACACGGATATGTTGCTACACGACATGGGACCGGAATTAGCAGACAATCGTCCTGATTTTCACGCCAACGGTCGCGAATGGCGGACACCACCCTTGTGGGGTATCGGTTTAGTGAAAAGGGTTAACGGTCATACCAATTTCCTCCATGATGGTAGGGCGCGGGACTTGATGGAAGCGATCCTCTGGCACGGTGGGGAAGCCGAGGCATCTCGGCGAGCCGTTGAACAGATGTCAAAAACAGAACGTGATGCACTCATTGCGTTTTTAGAGTCTCTTTGA